A region of the bacterium genome:
GACGCATACTTAATTTATAAATTTTTGTTTTTAACAAGACAATCTTCTAAAACTTTTTAGATTTTAAACATTCCAAATCATCTTGTTTGCACTTTTTTAGCGAGGTTCCGGGCTTTCCGAACATAAATCTGAATATTAAAAACCTTTTATTAAGTATTTCGATTAATTCAGCAGTCAGGCAATTAACGGTTTTTAATGTTTTATCAGTATTTTCTAATAATGAAGGCGGGATTGCAGGAACTTTGCAATTTATAGTTTCAAGATTGCAATTTGTTTCAGCAAGAGCCTTGTTGGCTTGAGAAAGATTCATGTTGGTTGTTGTTAAATTTTTATTTATTCTAGGAGTAGTTTCATTAATAGATTCAAGATTTTTTATAGTTTTATTTATTGACTCAGGTGCTTTAGTTATAATTTCTTTCACTTCTCCGGTTTCTAAAATTTGATTAATATTATCAAAAGATCTTGAAGAAGATTTTATTGTTGATTTTAGTTCTTGTCTTACCTGAGGATCTTCAATAATTTTTTTTAGGTTATTTAAAATAATTCTGGTATCCGTACTTGATTTTTTCATGTCCGCTTGAATTTGACTCAAATTATCAGTATTTAGAGTGTTTGTTATTTTAAGAAGGTTTGATACAAGCTTGCTTAAGTTTCCTGTTTTTAAATATTTAACCAAATATTGATCTATTCTTTCCGATGAACCCGTTCCATAAACCACATCACCATTTGATAAGAACTGAGATGATGGATTTTTCGGATATACTAGAGAAAAATGCCTTGAGCCGTAAAGATCTTCACTATTTAAGAAAATTTTTATATTTTTGGGAAGTTTCAAGTTTTTGTAGTAAATACCAAGAGAAAAAACAATATATTTTTGATCATTAGAAAGATCTATATTGGAAACATGACCAACATTGAAACCTCTATAATATATATTTACTTTGTTTTTTGGTAAACGTTGAATTACAGGAGGCACTTCTCTAAATTTAACAATTATAGTCATTTCGGGGCGATCTAAATATTTATAAAGACCATACCAAACTAAAATCAATAAAATTATTGATATGACAATTTTTATTAGTCTACTTTTATTCATAAAAAAATTAAACAAAAAAACTTTATTTAAATAAATTACCAATGTAGCTAAAATTAAGAATATATTGCTCGTAAAAACTAATCGATAAAGGTGGTATTACAAATTTTATAGTTATTTTTTTCCCTCAAAATCAAGTGAAGCAGAATTTATGCAGTATCTTTGCCCTGTGGGTTTTGGTCCGTCATCAAAAAGATGCCCGAGATGCGCTCCACATTTTTTGCAAATAACTTCTGTTCTTAGCATTGCAAGACTTGTGTCTTCATGAAATTCTACGCTGTCAGAAGAAGCTTTCTCCCGGAAACTAGGCCACCCTGAACCCGAATCAAATTTCGTATCTGATTCAAACAAGATATTTCCGCAGTTGGAGCATTTATATGTTCCACTTTCATAAAATTTATTGTATTTTCCCGTAAAAGGATGTTCTGTGCTTTTTTCCCGGGTTATTTTAAAAACTTTTTCAGGTAAAGTTTTTTTCCATTCTTCTTTGGACTTAACAATTTTATCCATAATAAGCCATTGATGTTTTGTATACGCCGTCTTTATCCGTGAAAAACAAAAACTTTGGTGTTTTTTGTAATAAATTTTTCATTTTGAATTTTTTCCATTGAAATTTTTTTAAAAGAATTACTAATTATTTTAACCACATATTTTATAACTTGGCAAATTGACCAAGCAGGTAGTTTATTTAATATTTTTCTTTAGGTTAAGATATCTTTATGAATAATGAAATCCAAAAAAAGTATCAAAAACGCTCAGAGATAATAAAAGCACTTGCACATCCTACAAGGCTTTTTATTATCGATTTTTTGTCAGACGGTGAAAAATGTGTCTGTGAAATCGTTGAACAAGTTGGTGTTGATATTTCAACCATTTCTAAGCATTTACTGGTTATGAGAAAAGCTGGTCTTGTTGAAAGTGAAAAACGCGGGCTCAATGTTTTTTATAAAATGATGTGTCCTTGCATAGTGGATTTATTTACCTGCTTAGAGTATATTGGCAAGAAAGATTAATCTGTAATCTATACTGAAACGCAGCACTTCTAAAAGCTATAGTGCTTTCGCAAAAAACATTTCATTTTTTAATTACTTTTTCAGAGCACAGTTAATTCTATAACTGTAAAGTTTTTTGCAATAATACTTGGTGATTTTACCAAATAGTAATATAATTTTATTAAAAAAATATATTAAGGGGGAAGCAACAATGAGTAATAAAGTTTCATGTGAAATGTCTTTTATAGAGAGGTTTTTAACTTTGTGGATATTTCTTGCAATGGCGATAGGGGTAGGCATAGGATATTTTATTCCCGGAGTTCAAGCTTTTATTAATAAATTTCAAGTTGGAACGACAAATATTCCTATTGCCGTTGGTCTTATTGCAATGATGTTTCCTCCCCTTGCAAAAGTAAAATACGAGCAGTTGCCTGAAGTTTTTAAAGATAAAAAAATTCTCGGACTCTCACTGAGTTTAAACTGGATTGTCGGTCCTGTTTTAATGTTTTTCCTTGCAATAATCTTTTTGCATAATTATCCTGAATATATGATT
Encoded here:
- a CDS encoding MlaD family protein; amino-acid sequence: MTIIVKFREVPPVIQRLPKNKVNIYYRGFNVGHVSNIDLSNDQKYIVFSLGIYYKNLKLPKNIKIFLNSEDLYGSRHFSLVYPKNPSSQFLSNGDVVYGTGSSERIDQYLVKYLKTGNLSKLVSNLLKITNTLNTDNLSQIQADMKKSSTDTRIILNNLKKIIEDPQVRQELKSTIKSSSRSFDNINQILETGEVKEIITKAPESINKTIKNLESINETTPRINKNLTTTNMNLSQANKALAETNCNLETINCKVPAIPPSLLENTDKTLKTVNCLTAELIEILNKRFLIFRFMFGKPGTSLKKCKQDDLECLKSKKF
- the msrB gene encoding peptide-methionine (R)-S-oxide reductase MsrB, with amino-acid sequence MDKIVKSKEEWKKTLPEKVFKITREKSTEHPFTGKYNKFYESGTYKCSNCGNILFESDTKFDSGSGWPSFREKASSDSVEFHEDTSLAMLRTEVICKKCGAHLGHLFDDGPKPTGQRYCINSASLDFEGKK
- a CDS encoding metalloregulator ArsR/SmtB family transcription factor, translating into MNNEIQKKYQKRSEIIKALAHPTRLFIIDFLSDGEKCVCEIVEQVGVDISTISKHLLVMRKAGLVESEKRGLNVFYKMMCPCIVDLFTCLEYIGKKD